A single Argentina anserina chromosome 7, drPotAnse1.1, whole genome shotgun sequence DNA region contains:
- the LOC126802049 gene encoding F-box protein At5g51370-like: protein MSSYSPKSRAFKRPRAQSLPDQILKHVIFKMHLNNPNPNPNPNPPRSPPSPSPSPTTPLSEPDLSSSFRALTLHQNPTRPEPTALLSDELLLLVFAKIPQTQYLPNSLVCRRWLYLHGRLVRSLKILDWGFLDSGRVFARFPNLSEVDMVHACVRSPRDSGIVVTRKGLSVHLDSLFSSDGFIEELDVLKASVVDAGLRLMSNSYRNLRKIAVIGAGVEGLQRVAEECEMLQEMELHCCGDMVLRGVSGFRNLQIVKVVGCVERFYCAVVSDIGLTILAQGCRRLVKLELCGCEGSYDGVKAIGQCCQMLEELTLSDHRMDGGWLAALQFCGNLKTLTLESCRGIDSGPGPDEYLGCCGTIEELHLLRCQVRDKEGMRALFSVCEGVKELVLQDCWGLGDEVFGLANICRRVKLISLEGCSLLTTGGLESVLLHWKELQELRVVSCNNISDSDITPALASLFSVLKELTWRPNSRALLSSSLAGTGVGMKGGRFFKGLKS, encoded by the exons ATGTCCTCCTACTCCCCAAAGTCTAGAGCTTTCAAGAGGCCAAGGGCTCAGAGCCTCCCAGACCAAATCCTCAAGCATGTTATCTTCAAGATGCATCTCAACAACCCCAACCccaaccctaaccctaacccTCCTCGctctcctccttctccttctccttctcccaCCACTCCTCTCTCCGAGCCCgacctctcctcctccttccgcgccttaaccctccaccaaaacccgacccgacccgaaccCACCGCCCTCCTGTCCGACGAGCTCCTCCTCCTCGTCTTCGCCAAGATCCCCCAGACCCAGTACCTCCCCAACTCCCTCGTCTGCCGCCGCTGGCTCTACCTCCACGGCCGCCTCGTCAGGTCCCTCAAGATTCTCGACTGGGGGTTTCTCGACTCGGGTCGGGTCTTCGCCCGGTTCCCGAATCTGTCCGAGGTCGACATGGTCCACGCTTGCGTCAGGTCGCCGCGGGACTCGGGGATTGTTGTCACGAGGAAAGGGCTGTCGGTGCATTTGGACTCGCTGTTCAGTTCGGACGGGTTCATCGAAGAACTGGATGTGCTGAAGGCTAGTGTGGTGGATGCTGGGCTGAGACTGATGTCGAATTCGTATCGAAATTTGCGGAAGATTGCAGTGATCGGCGCCGGGGTTGAGGGGCTGCAGCGCGTGGCGGAGGAGTGTGAGATGCTGCAGGAGATGGAGCTGCATTGCTGCGGGGATATGGTGTTGAGGGGGGTCAGCGGGTTTCGGAACTTGCAGATTGTTAAGGTGGTTGGTTGCGTTGAGAGGTTTTACTGCGCGGTGGTGTCGGATATTGGGCTGACTATTTTGGCTCAGGGGTGTAGGAGGTTGGTGAAGCTCGAGTTGTGTGGGTGTGAGGGGAGTTACGATGGGGTGAAGGCGATTGGGCAGTGTTGTCAGATGCTTGAGGAGTTGACTTTGAGTGATCATAGGATGGATGGAGGGTGGTTGGCGGCGCTGCAGTTTTGTGGGAACTTGAAGACGTTGACGCTCGAGTCTTGTAGGGGGATTGATTCGGGCCCTGGCCCGGATGAGTATTTGGGGTGTTGCGGGACGATTGAGGAGTTGCATTTGCTGCGGTGTCAGGTGCGAGATAAGGAGGGGATGAGGGCGTTGTTCTCTGTTTGTGAAGGTGTGAAAGAGCTTGTTCTGCAGGATTGTTGGGGTTTGGGGGATGAAGTGTTTGGCTTGGCAAATATTTGTAG GAGAGTGAAGCTGATTTCCTTGGAAGGATGCTCACTGTTGACAACAGGAGGTCTGGAATCAGTACTCCTTCATTGGAAAGAGCTTCAAGAGCTTAGAGTAGTATCATGTAACAATATATCGGACAGTGACATTACTCCTGCCTTGGCATCCTTATTTTCTGTTCTTAAAGAGTTGACATGGCGACCAAATTCCAGAGCTCTCTTGTCATCAAGTCTTGCTGGGACTGGAGTGGGAATGAAAGGTGGTAGGTTTTTCAAGGGACTAAAGTCTTGA
- the LOC126802797 gene encoding transcription factor UNE10: MSQCVPSWDLDSPQPPRLSLRSHSNSTAPDVPTFDYEVAELTWENGHVAMHGLGLPRLPSKSSSWDKPRATGTLESVVNQATCILPLSENTITSATGGGAKELVTWLDHQHSVATSNVPSNTMTMDGLVPCRINQPDEPKSSHIIDSVVSVPGVPDSSGTAILNGCSTRVGSCSVAAVHDEDTRRLRKHSTGAARVPATPEWSSRSPSVSGSATFGIDSQHVTLETKGSDRDSACHSRLQREASDEEDRKKRSTGKSSVSTKRRRAAAIHNQSERKRRDKINQRMKTLQKLVPNSSKTDKASMLDEVIEYLKQLQAQVHMISRMTMPAMMLPMAMQQQLQMSMMAPRNMSMGIGMGMGMDMNNIGLANIAGVPPPVLHPTAFMPMASWDGPASGAERFQAASTSVMPDPLPAFLTCQSQPMTMDAYSMMAAMYQQFHQQPGTFGSKS; encoded by the exons ATGAGCCAGTGTGTTCCAAGCTGGGATCTTGATAGTCCGCAACCGCCTAGGCTCTCTCTTCGTTCTCACTCCAACTCCACCGCTCCTGATGTTCCCAc GTTCGACTATGAAGTCGCAGAGCTGACATGGGAAAATGGCCATGTTGCCATGCACGGCTTAGGTCTGCCTCGCTTGCCTTCCAAATCTTCATCCTGGGACAAGCCACGCGCTACCGGTACTCTGGAGTCCGTAGTCAACCAAGCCACCTGTATTTTGCCTCTTTCTGAAAATACCATCACCTCTGCTACTGGCGGTGGTGCTAAAGAATTAGTGACCTGGTTGGATCATCAACATAGTGTTGCTACTTCCAATGTTCCCTCCAACACCATGACCATGGACGGGTTGGTCCCTTGCAGGATCAACCAACCTGATGAACCAAAAAGTAGCCATATAATAGACTCTGTAGTTTCCGTGCCAGGAGTGCCAGACAGTTCTGGCACGGCCATCCTCAACGGGTGCTCCACTCGAGTGGGGTCGTGCAGTGTTGCCGCTGTCCATGACGAGGACACTCGTCGCCTGAGAAAACACTCAACGGGCGCTGCACGTGTACCGGCTACACCCGAGTGGAGCAGCAGATCTCCAAGTGTGAGCGGTAGTGCCACGTTTGGGATAGACAGTCAGCACGTTACACTTGAAACTAAGGGAAGTGACCGTGACTCAGCTTGTCACAGTAGACTACAG AGAGAGGCAAGCGATGAGGAGgatagaaagaagcgaagtacGGGAAAATCCTCAGTTTCTACAAAAAGGAGGAGGGCTGCTGCTATACATAATCAATCTGAACGT aAAAGGAGAGATAAGATCAACCAGAGGATGAAGACGCTGCAGAAGCTGGTCCCAAATTCCAGTAAG ACGGATAAAGCTTCAATGCTGGATGAAGTGATTGAATACTTGAAACAGTTGCAAGCTCAAGTCCATATGATAAGCAGAATGACCATGCCAGCCATGATGTTGCCGATGGCTATGCAGCAACAACTTCAAATGTCTATGATGGCCCCAAGAAATATGAGCATGGGGATTGGGATGGGAATGGGAATGGACATGAACAACATCGGCCTCGCCAACATAGCGGGAGTCCCTCCGCCGGTTCTTCACCCAACCGCATTCATGCCCATGGCTTCATGGGATGGCCCTGCCAGTGGCGCTGAGAGGTTCCAGGCCGCTTCCACAAGTGTGATGCCCGACCCCTTGCCAGCATTTCTTACATGCCAATCGCAG CCAATGACTATGGATGCTTACAGCATGATGGCGGCCATGTATCAACAATTCCATCAGCAACCAGGAACATTTGGTTCTAAGagctaa